A single region of the Leishmania panamensis strain MHOM/PA/94/PSC-1 chromosome 23 sequence genome encodes:
- a CDS encoding 3-ketoacyl-CoA thiolase, putative (TriTrypDB/GeneDB-style sysID: LpmP.23.0850) encodes MFRSSVTHLQRASCVFIVGGHITPFVGKGSKLFIDKKHPDFGKKQNMTLEEILATTVQRTMESTGLKGKEDVVDHVVVGNFLGALFSNQGHLGPAAIGSLTYGQTGVKNPLMYKPALRVEGACASGGLAVMTAANALKAGSADIALAVGVEVQTTASARVGGDYLARAADYRRQRKLDDFTFPCLFAKRMKYIVEHKHFTMEDTARVAAKAYANGNKNPLAHMHTRKMTFEECNGEDPSNVKFLGNETYKEYLRMSDCSQVSDGGAGVVLANEEGLKKIGLSPNDSRLVELKSIACASSSLYEDPEDACCMFTSRQAAQKALSMANVKPSDLNVAEVHDCFTIAELLMYEALGIAEYGHAKDLIRNGDTTLEGRIPVNTGGGLLAFGHPVGATGVKQIMEVYRQMKGQCEAYQMKKIPALGATLNMGGDDKTAVSTVLQNI; translated from the coding sequence ATGTTCCGCTCTAGTGTGACGCATCTGCAGAGGGCCTCCTGCGTGTTCATCGTGGGCGGTCACATCACTCCGTTTGTGGGCAAGGGCAGCAAGCTGTTCATTGATAAGAAGCATCCCGACTTTGGCAAGAAGCAAAACATGACACTCGAGGAAATCCTCGCCACGACAGTGCAACGCACAATGGAGAGCACTGGTCTCAAGGGCAAGGAGGATGTTGTGGACCACGTTGTTGTTGGCAACTTCCTCGGAGCGCTCTTCTCGAACCAGGGTCACCTCGGCCCGGCTGCGATCGGCAGCCTCACCTACGGTCAGACCGGTGTGAAAAACCCACTGATGTACAAACCTGCCCTGCGTGTCGAGGGCGCGTGCGCGTCTGGTGGTCTCGCCGTCATGACGGCAGCGAACGCCCTCAAGGCCGGCTCGGCCGATATCGCTCTTGCCGTTGGCGTGGAGGTGCAAACGACGGCCTCCGCGCGCGTTGGTGGCGACTACCTCGCCCGCGCCGCGGACTACCGGCGCCAGCGCAAGCTGGACGACTTCACTTTCCCGTGCCTGTTTGCCAAGCGCATGAAGTACATCGTCGAGCATAAGCATTTCACAATGGAGGACACGGCGCGCGTCGCGGCCAAGGCTTACGCCAACGGCAACAAGAATCCACTCGCTCACATGCACACCCGGAAGATGACGTTTGAGGAGTGCAACGGTGAGGACCCGAGCAACGTGAAGTTCCTGGGTAACGAGACGTACAAGGAGTACCTGCGCATGTCAGACTGCTCGCAGGTGAgtgatggcggtgccggcgTCGTGCTGGCCAATGAGGAAGGTCTCAAGAAGATTGGCCTTAGCCCGAACGACAGCCGTCTTGTTGAGCTCAAGTCAATTGCTTGTGCCTCAAGCAGCCTTTACGAGGACCCTGAAGATGCGTGCTGCATGTTCACCTCCCGCcaggcggcgcagaaggcgTTATCGATGGCGAACGTGAAGCCGTCAGACCTCAACGTCGCCGAGGTGCACGACTGCTTCACAATTGCAGAGTTGCTCATGTATGAAGCTCTCGGGATTGCCGAGTACGGCCACGCGAAGGACCTCATTCGCAACGGCGACACCACGCTCGAGGGCCGCATCCCTGTCAATACTGGCGGCGGTCTCCTCGCCTTTGGCCATCCGGTTGGCGCCACCGGCGTCAAGCAGATCATGGAGGTCTACCGGCAGATGAAGGGGCAGTGTGAGGCGTACCAGATGAAGAAGATTCCTGCCCTTGGTGCGACGCTGAACATGGGCGGTGATGACAAGACAGCCGTGTCAACAGTGCTGCAGAATATTTGA
- a CDS encoding hypothetical protein (TriTrypDB/GeneDB-style sysID: LpmP.23.0790), translating into MPVGMRTRGGVVSNKRGMADEDRRSGGGGEVTPDFASLASQLTSTLEEALEEVRHLLEEEETLLHREEVRCKRVEIREKRRLATVRLGLEGTSARLQLYENRVSNAQAATAGIEQHLTQSNARVQRGKSVSQLLRYFKMMTGISSGELRALLESISATRKTQRAAVTTRWAAGRVSALRPRFYTTVINLGASASTAKRSGLGSTASSATKRPVSSSPPLVGADADSEVGVDNTLVKQSISATAQTPETDAQLALTARRPRVFRSGARRGSRAASRDVSPRAQARSLSPQRSPRTATGDDGPDDNDDAARMQSDSGGEIVAEDGQDVQEETEEDDEAAAVMEDGSGGADGGAIVDLMQVRMQRAEAAAVAAGLDRLFALRFCTEAQVEWCQRLMLLANELGELASNVKNIRIYVNWLRKELVSDLFHIVTCFSDFYNAHPQTAVYQAYGRALLKTLGRISSLYNTLTPSNDELLSLFFSRSMNDLGLVLFSEWSPKPLPGLPPLPQPSDIRAMDHYRQHTDKELQRTFRFLLDCIRRNIVVVETIFGTTNTARQQLLSRVTDGVVRPFLSQQIKLAETQAASMMQAEGGLTPRTKRRCAARVADVIAYHHTMETRLYSFYQEYMKEIKSIFSANQVEFLGRFVDVIFVQRSAYSHQRTELELLNRYFTLIEEKYTRSLHAIPGEFFDLREAHMKKMKEVVTCLKEVAGRVKAYAIPKEVGWYVCDLIKATLAYVGSYLDSELRKVLDSLRSDRDNWRVKPKSEEELLQPPKLESQQCAIRMLLFAQSSLMSLSETANSICVPLLQQHPRLVQDIEEAWGSALEALDERSERVLNMCVQAILLRSLSILQHYQLKSDYLPKGDSKGSDVAAVAPPCTRACTLFCYYITRQFDMASEFIRLSNGQVHQRQTASQMASSRSLGAAVHQPKELLSQAARAAATEAVGGSRSSTSILETVVSPASGGLAASTSSVSAVRARARTMNLQQLLYGDGGPSSFVRTLGVCLYRGIAAHLKSFAANDRGALVYKQDVTAYKEAMAPLTSTPGLGGAVVEVLFQMLKETSSLLIMPLDHIREVKESGYLKLMSAEEKLRYLRIRQDVRSAMKIISR; encoded by the coding sequence ATGCCGGTGGGCATGCGCACACGAGGAGGGGTAGTGTCCAACAAGCGTGGCATGGCTGACGAGGATAGACGTtccggtggcggcggtgaagtCACCCCCGACTTTGCGAGTCTTGCTAGCCAACTCACGtccacgctggaggaggcgttggaggaggtgcgccacctactcgaggaggaggagacactACTGCaccgcgaggaggtgcggtgCAAGCGAGTCGAGATCCGGGAGAAGCGGAGGCTGGCGACGGTGAGGCTCGGGCTTGAGGGGACCTCTGCGCGGCTACAGCTGTACGAGAATCGCGTCAGCAATGCGCAGGCAGCCACGGCTGGTATTGAGCAGCATCTCACCCAATCCAATGCACGCGTGCAGCGTGGCAAGTCGGtttcgcagctgctgcgctactTCAAAATGATGACCGGCATCTCAAGTGGTgagctgcgcgcgctgctggagtcCATCTCGGCCACTCGCAAGACTCAACGCGCAGCTGTCACGACGCGCTGGGCAGCCGGGCGCGTCTCGGCCCTTCGTCCTCGTTTCTACACGACGGTAATCAACCTCGGTGCATCTGCCTCTACCGCAAAGCGCTCTGGTCTCGGGAGCACAGCTAGCTCCGCCACCAAACGCCCTGTATCGAGCTCCCCACCCTTGGTAGGGGCTGACGCAGATTCGGAGGTGGGTGTTGATAACACCCTTGTGAAGCAATCTATCTCAGCGACTGCACAGACTCCAGAAACTGATGCTCAGCTAGCGCTCACAGCGCGTCGGCCACGCGTGTttcgcagcggcgcgcgaCGTGGTAGTCGAGCAGCAAGTCGTGACGTCTCTCCTCGGGCCCAGGCGCGTTCGCTTTCACCTCAGCGATCTCCACGAACCGCAACCGGCGACGACGGGCCTGACGACAATGATGACGCGGCGCGTATGCAGAGCGACAGTGGCGGTGAGATCGTTGCGGAGGATGGCCAGGACGTGCAGGAAGAaacggaggaggacgacgaggccgcGGCAGTCATGGAggacggcagtggcggtgcggaCGGGGGTGCGATTGTGGACCTGATGCAGGTGCGCATGCAGCGCGCtgaggccgccgctgtcgcagccGGACTTGATCGACTTTTTGCCCTTCGCTTCTGCACCGAGGCGCAGGTCGAGTGGTGCCAAAGGCTCATGCTGCTGGCGAACGAACTTGGGGAATTGGCTAGCAACGTGAAGAACATTCGAATTTACGTGAACTGGCTGCGCAAGGAGCTCGTCTCCGACCTCTTCCACATTGTGACGTGCTTCAGTGATTTCTACAATGCACACCCGCAGACGGCTGTGTATCAAGCGTATGGTCGCGCGCTGCTCAAGACACTTGGCCGCATCTCGTCCTTGTACAACACGCTGACGCCGTCGAACGATGAGCTGCTCTCCCTATTCTTTTCTCGCTCCATGAACGACTTGGGCCTGGTTTTGTTCAGTGAATGGAGCCCAAAGCCGTTGCCGGggctgccaccactgccgcagccgtcTGATATCCGCGCAATGGACCACTACCGGCAGCACACCGacaaggagctgcagcgaacCTTCCGCTTCCTGCTCGACTGCATTCGCCGCAatatcgtcgtcgtcgagaCAATCTTCGGCACCACCAACACAGCTCGCCAGCAGCTACTCTCACGCGTCACGGACGGAGTGGTCAGGCCGTTCCTGAGCCAGCAAATCAAACTGGCGGAGACCCAGGCGGCGTCGATGATGCAGGCGGAGGGAGGCCTGACCCCGCGCAcaaagcggcgctgcgctgcacggGTCGCCGATGTAATTGCCTACCACCACACGATGGAGACGCGCCTCTACTCCTTCTACCAGGAGTACATGAAGGAGATCAAGAGCATCTTCAGCGCCAATCAGGTCGAGTTCCTCGGCCGCTTTGTGGACGTCATCTTTGTGCAGCGAAGTGCCTACAGCCACCAGCGCAcggagctggagctgctgaaccgGTACTTCACACTGATCGAAGAAAAGTACACGCGAAGCCTGCACGCTATCCCGGGCGAGTTCTTTGACTTGCGCGAGGCGCACATGAAAAAGATGAAAGAGGTAGTGACATGTCTAAAGGAGGTGGCTGGTCGCGTGAAGGCGTACGCGATTCCCAAGGAGGTGGGCTGGTACGTGTGCGACCTCATCAAGGCCACGCTCGCTTACGTCGGCAGCTACCTCGATTCGGAGCTGCGCAAAGTGCTGGATTCGCTACGCAGCGATCGAGATAACTGGCGGGTGAAGCCAaagtcggaggaggagctgctgcagccgccaaaGCTGGAGTCGCAGCAGTGTGCCATTCGGATGCTGCTCTTCGCCCAGTCCTCCCTTATGAGTCTCAGCGAGACGGCGAACTCCATCTGCGTCCCACTGTTGCAGCAACACCCGCGGCTCGTTCAAGACATCGAGGAGGCGTGGGGCTCCGCTCTGGAGGCGCTTGATGAACGCTCCGAGCGCGTGCTGAACATGTGCGTGCAGGCAATTCTGCTTCGCTCCCTCTCGATTCTACAGCACTATCAGCTGAAGAGCGACTACTTGCCCAAGGGGGACTCGAAGggcagcgacgtcgccgcgGTAGCGCCGCCGTGCACGCGTGCCTGCACCTTGTTCTGCTACTACATTACACGCCAATTTGATATGGCTTCCGAGTTTATTCGACTCTCCAATGGGCAggtgcaccagcggcagACGGCGTCGCAGATGGCCTCCAGCCGCTCCCTCGGCGCAGCGGTACATCAGCCTAAGGAGTTGCTCTCTCAAGCCgcacgggcagcagcgacagaggCGGTCGGCGGCAGTAGAAGTAGCACCTCCATTCTGGAGACAGTGGTGTCCCCTGCCAGTGGCGGCCTCGCCGCCTCGACCTCCAGCGTCAGTGCTGTGCGGGCGCGGGCGCGTACAATgaacctccagcagctgttgTACGGCGATGGTGGCCCTTCGTCCTTTGTTCGCACCTTAGGCGTGTGCCTGTACCGCGGCATTGCAGCTCACCTCAAGAGCTTCGCGGCGAATGACCGCGGCGCACTTGTCTATAAGCAGGACGTAACCGCCTACAAGGAGGCGATGGCTCCGCTCACGAGCACACCCGGGCTTGGCGGGGCCGTGGTGGAGGTACTGTTTCAGATGCTAAAGGAGACGAGCAGTCTGCTCATCATGCCGCTAGATCACATTCGTGAAGTCAAGGAGTCAGGCTATCTGAAGCTCATgtcagcagaggagaagctgcgctaCCTGCGCATTCGCCAAGACGTGCGTTCAGCCATGAAGATCATATCCAGGTAG
- a CDS encoding hypothetical protein (TriTrypDB/GeneDB-style sysID: LpmP.23.0800), with translation MKLFHAMSRRRTLLCVATVLLFLVVMMAFVHAQDDMADAGTDSVGEPVARATSTATEAAVKAAKAKAAAAKEREAREEARRQEERQRQEAEMELKRKAAEARRLKEEEDRAREYEERAKRRIDSVDMIRYSAKELPQGCVKAVEEYLFRVHEHRQRTAAAVRDARSELNEARVHAPSKVAELEKRLATKQDDLLVYDIETLRMYGGDIPKTCITEAQDWLDSQPAVTSTSDVVQVYTQFVRFIIAHWKTLYMTARGVVQYMISSYTPVVASYTKSAQYYYDKAEMIYTELWPASGKRQDMLMMEFAKKFAVMMGHMSVPICLGVTAGILALAVLPPVAVAVAMYEYLYKVWVELFIAYYIYGAKMPDGAIITVKNIVAAAQEGKWDSIFTNVTEAFMDLLVDVETVFYNGVVIILLLANIVMVCGFFMCVWCCYCVPRIRGKKRAHPLKSALGSASGSSTVNKKNAATPGAAAAALAAKKKN, from the coding sequence ATGAAGCTCTTTCATGCGATGTCTCGTCGGCGCACCCTGTTGTGCGTCGCCACCGTGCTGCTTTTCTTGGTCGTCATGATGGCCTTTGTACATGCTCAGGATGATATGGCCGACGCTGGCACTGATTCTGTCGGCGAGCCTGTGGCCCGCGCTACTTCGACAGCGACAGAGGCTGCCGTGAAGGCAGCTAAAGCTaaggcggctgccgcgaaAGAGCGTGAGGCCAGGGAGGAGGCTCGTCGCCAGGAGGAGCGTCAGCGCCAGGAAGCGGAGATGGAGCTCAAGCGCAAGGCCGCCGAGGCGCGTCGgctcaaggaggaggaggacagggCGCGCGAGTATGAGGAGAGGGCAAAGCGGAGGATTGACTCCGTGGACATGATCCGTTACTCAGCCAAGGAGCTACCGCAGGGGTGTGTGAAGGCTGTTGAAGAGTACCTTTTCCGTGTGCacgagcaccgccagcggaCGGCGGCTGCGGTTCGCGATGCCCGCTCGGAGCTCAATGAGGCCCGTGTACACGCCCCGAGCAAGGTcgcggagctggagaagcggcTGGCTACGAAACAGGACGATCTGCTCGTCTACGATATCGAAACACTGCGCATGTATGGCGGGGACATTCCCAAGACGTGTATCACCGAGGCACAGGACTGGCTTGATAGTCAGCCAGCGGTGACTTCGACGAGCGACGTGGTGCAGGTGTACACTCAGTTCGTTCGTTTTATCATCGCACACTGGAAGACGCTTTACATGACCGCGCGCGGCGTGGTTCAATACATGATCAGCTCCTACACTCCCGTTGTCGCCTCTTATACGAAGTCAGCGCAATACTACTATGACAAGGCGGAGATGATTTACACTGAGCTGTGGCCTGCGTCAGGCAAGCGGCAGGATATGCTGATGATGGAATTTGCGAAGAAGTTTGCTGTCATGATGGGCCACATGTCCGTACCGATCTGCCTAGGCGTCACTGCTGGCatcctcgctctcgctgtgctgccaccagtagcagtggcggtggccatGTACGAGTATCTATACAAGGTCTGGGTGGAGCTCTTCATTGCATATTATATCTACGGGGCTAAAATGCCCGACGGCGCTATCATTACTGTCAAGAACATCgtggccgcggcgcaggaggGCAAGTGGGATTCTATCTTCACCAACGTAACTGAGGCTTTCATGGACCTCTTAGTGGATGTGGAGACCGTCTTTTACAACGGTGTGGTTATCATCCTTCTGCTTGCTAACATCGTGATGGTCTGCGGGTTTTTCATGTGTGTCTGGTGCTGTTACTGCGTCCCCAGAATTCGTGGCAAGAAGCGTGCCCACCCGCTGAAGTCGGCCCtgggcagcgccagcggcagcagtacTGTCAACAAGAAGAATGCTGCGACAcctggtgcggctgctgcggctttggctgcaaagaagaaaaactgA
- the PRI1 gene encoding mitochondrial DNA primase, putative (TriTrypDB/GeneDB-style sysID: LpmP.23.0840) — protein MLNEIRKLPEGSIEEEPHDVAEHYSEETATAHEQYDWRTESHPTESQDTEEAHQNLCNDDTVSENISSSMHEASLREAEAAAALGSDNMDDAIYNNGSSSSRKTPMVKGYRIDEVAALCSSSDAMFARRLPSGGCQFFAWPGTPLSVASSAIVSMPDTIRTVHAVFGRVGTPIDIVMDIDSQVPQEYWSMSKVRLYQRKVLDDVLTPLKEEIEKIGERIETQVVLQSPNLKKASFHIHTRLKDAAFADFYSLHGFLFRFQERLPNVDLQIYRPNGMLRMFSCMKENRTSAIVVFDEPKWHIGFPGGKVSDEQAALHSICVRDPSTFSRVLTFESPRQYNMPAYGGSRVTHGDSNEGTPLPPQVLLPRTEKEAIESASRWLRQATEVEVGEWRTWIGLGLCAFRVAYHFRNAKNLPRPAMAEMLDAWTEASRKCPLKFHNGECEARWAAFNPERLGQNADWWTAYKRLGRLEVPMREAMEREAAHAERRTSRYHPTSATEMSPAPAPSKAAAAPTTGSVTSASRKMKQQKTFRRA, from the coding sequence ATGCTGAACGAAATTCGCAAGCTGCCGGAGGGTtccatcgaggaggagccgcACGACGTTGCGGAGCACTACAGCGAAGAGACGGCCACTGCACACGAGCAGTACGACTGGCGCACTGAGAGCCATCCAACAGAGAGCCAGGATACTGAGGAGGCACACCAAAACCTCTGCAATGACGACACAGTAAGTGAGAATATCTCGAGCAGCATGCACGAGGCCTCAttgagggaggcagaggctgctgccgctctggGCAGCGACAACATGGATGACGCCATCTACAACAACGGCTCTTCGTCGTCTCGGAAGACGCCGATGGTGAAAGGCTACCGCATTGATGAagtggcagcgctgtgcagctCGTCGGATGCCATGTTCGCCCGACGCCTCCCATCTGGCGGGTGCCAGTTCTTTGCGTGGCCCGGGACGCCGCTGTCCGTGGCAAGCTCGGCGATTGTGTCGATGCCGGACACAATCCGCACTGTGCATGCCGTCTTTGGTCGCGTCGGGACCCCGATCGACATTGTGATGGATATTGACTCTCAAGTGCCGCAGGAGTACTGGAGCATGTCAAAGGTTCGACTCTATCAGCGCAAGGTGCTAGACGACGTACTGACTccgctgaaggaggagatTGAGAAGATCGGCGAGAGGATCGAGACCCAGGTTGTGCTGCAGTCGCCAAACCTGAAGAAGGCGTCCTttcacatacacacccgGCTGAAGGACGCGGCCTTCGCCGACTTCTACTCCCTGCACGGATTTCTCTTCCGCTTTCAAGAGCGGTTGCCGAATGTGGACCTGCAGATTTATCGGCCGAACGGCATGCTGCGCATGTTCAGCTGCATGAAAGAGAACCGCACGAGCGCCATCGTTGTGTTTGACGAGCCCAAGTGGCACATCGGCTTCCCAGGCGGGAAGGTGAGCGACGagcaggcagcgctgcactcTATCTGCGTTCGAGACCCGTCGACGTTCTCGCGCGTGCTTACATTCGAGTCACCGCGGCAATACAACATGCCAGcgtacggcggcagcagagtcACGCACGGCGACAGCAACGAAGGTACCCCTCTACCGCCCCAGGTACTGCTGCCACGAACGGAAAAAGAGGCAATCGAGAGCGCGTCTCGCTGGCTGCGGCAGGCGACGGAGGTAGAGGTGGGGGAGTGGCGCACGTGGATCGGACTGGGACTGTGTGCCTTCCGTGTGGCTTACCACTTTCGCAACGCCAAGAATTTGCCTCGGCCGGCCATGGCAGAGATGCTCGACGCGTGGACGGAGGCAAGTCGCAAGTGCCCGCTCAAATTTCACAATGGCGAGTGTGAAGCGCGCTGGGCCGCCTTCAACCCCGAGAGGCTTGGCCAAAATGCCGACTGGTGGACGGCGTACAAGCGTCTCGGTCGTTTAGAGGTGCCGATGCGCGAGGCCATGGAGCGGGAAGCCGCTCATGCCGAGCGGCGCACCTCGCGCTACCATCCTACCTCTGCAACTGAAATGTCcccggcgccggcgccgtcgaaagccgccgccgcccccaccACCGGAAGCGTGACGTCAGCGTCGCGCAAGatgaagcagcagaagacaTTCCGCCGGGCGTAG
- a CDS encoding hypothetical protein (TriTrypDB/GeneDB-style sysID: LpmP.23.0820) — MACATALRCVQFYRLPQATESAAAGDDKPLVNVLVRVSDGVADLTTGLGAGAESRKTSAASAAVTSSILASASAASTAAREKDCVIATAWSWFLKPLLNTRSGGTAPFSSSTTVTGAGFWSARPGAASLSPTHAATGNSGNSLVDDVEVIYLVDYGANCDEAGVRTALLWLLEHNKQVVVECALSAETLATCAAAAAAVTRGKPEMKRLFLYRGGGCRRGWSAAAVAQLRKSLGVRRATGRRGGTASPASNPANAVLGGRSVFTRLSTNTVMPAFDSNGGFSMFDLMGSTFGSTLQDAEGFSGGATGKGSSFASERSLVTATPTATAIDTPGAPASKPKGGLKKGPLAPAPTSIAVDAAAGVVGAVRHICMVAIGRGSLLSDGSAAAASLGIMASLGWDAVAVVLHLLDWTCPDMVVGRVLRRVPETRQPLCVQAEMYYGIEGTAKESGEGVETVAGSVASTRPAYLCVSLHIADSGSGNFSPIDEEKGDLCVFQQSLRIVGTKAVLTVGNPLLPAASTSNAASPPSPMTTPTAVPAAGGSPTFAVTTALLAPSFASSTATTAVASGTSAMATAPKVSHSYRLATQDVSTVSGQRERHEEEVTVGNAEPCAEFRTWQHVRSQLNVTATLASPSSRAGPGTYQPYNSYYTNRSGGVGLGAGGGYYNRGRGMRGRGTGFGGGLSPGSTVASGLSVSAEVVDAEVAALDVQRAWLVQIVVELILASAAKLLP, encoded by the coding sequence ATGGCCTGCGCGACTGCGCTGCGATGTGTGCAGTTTTATCGTCTCCCGCAGGCCACGGAaagcgctgcggctggaGATGACAAGCCCCTGGTGAATGTACTGGTGCGCGTCTCAGACGGTGTGGCAGACCTGACCACAGGTCTTGGTGCAGGGGCTGAGTCGAGGAAGACTAGCGCGGcaagcgctgccgtcacctCATCTATCCTGGCAAGCGCTAGTGCTGCCTCAACCGCCGCTCGAGAGAAGGACTGCGTCATCGCGACGGCCTGGAGTTGGTTCCTTAAGCCGTTGCTGAATACGCGGAGCGGTGGCACtgcgcctttctcttcctcaacAACGGTGACAGGCGCGGGATTTTGGTCTGCGCGACCGGGTGCGGCGTCCCTCAGTCCTACCCATGCAGCGACTGGCAATTCCGGCAACTCTCTCGTGGACGACGTGGAGGTGATTTATTTAGTGGACTACGGCGCAAACTGCGACGAGGCTGGAGTTCGAACGGCGCTGCTCTGGTTGCTTGAGCACAATAAGCAGGTTGTTGTCGAGTGCGCACTGTCGGCAGAGACGTTAGCCACatgtgcagccgcagccgctgctgtgacgcGTGGCAAGCCGGAGATGAAGCGACTCTTTCTCtaccgcggtggcggctgccgtcgtgggtggtctgcagcggcggtggcacagctgcgcaagTCACTTGGCGTGCGGCGTGCCACAGGCCGGAGAGGTGGCACAGCGTCGCCGGCCTCGAACCCCGCGAATGCTGTGCTGGGCGGTAGAAGCGTCTTCACGAGGTTGTCTACCAATACGGTGATGCCGGCATTCGACAGTAATGGCGGTTTCTCTATGTTCGACCTTATGGGCTCGACCTTTGGTAGCACGCTCCAAGATGCTGAGGGGTTTAGCGGTGGAGCCACGGGGAAGGGGAGCTCGTTTGCCTCTGAGAGGAGCTTAGTTACCGCTACACCGACCGCTACCGCGATTGACACGCCGGGTGCGCCGGCGTCAAAGCCGAAGGGGGGTCTAAAGAAAGGGCCTCTGGCGCCTGCCCCAACCTCCATCGCCgtggatgcggcggcgggtgTCGTTGGCGCAGTGCGTCACATCTGTATGGTAGCGATTGGCCGCGGAAGTCTTCTCTCAGACGgctcggcggcggccgcgtcgCTTGGCATTATGGCTAGTCTCGGCTGGGATGCCGTAGCGGTTGTACTGCACCTGCTTGACTGGACGTGCCCTGATATGGTAGTTGGTCGTGTGCTCCGCCGTGTCCCCGAGACGCGCCAGCCTCTCTGCGTGCAGGCGGAGATGTACTATGGCATTGAGGGGACCGCCAAGGAAAGTGGCGAGGGAGTAGAGACGGTAGCAGGCAGTGTCGCATCAACGCGCCCAGCCTAtctctgtgtttctctccATATAGCCGactccggcagcggcaacttTTCCCCAATCGATGAAGAGAAAGGCGATTTGTGTGTCTTCCAGCAGTCACTGCGCATCGTCGGCACCAAGGCAGTTCTCACTGTAGGCAAtcccctccttcctgctGCTTCCACTTCAAACGCCGCGTCTCCACCGTCACCCATGACGACGCCAACAGCGGTccccgctgccggcggcTCTCCTACGTTTGCCGTCACAACAGCCTTGCTAGCGCCATCTTTCGCCTCCTcaaccgccaccacagcggtGGCTTCGGGCACTTCCGCGATGGCGACGGCTCCGAAGGTATCGCACAGCTATCGACTGGCCACTCAAGACGTGTCCACCGTGTCAGGGCAACGTGAACGCCACGAAGAAGAGGTAACTGTTGGCAACGCTGAGCCATGCGCCGAGTTTCGCACCTGGCAGCATGTTCGCTCGCAGTTGAACGTGACAGCTACGTTAGCGTCGCCGAGCAGCAGGGCTGGACCGGGTACCTATCAGCCATACAATTCCTACTACACGAATCGTAGTGGAGGCGTAGGGCttggtgctggaggagggtACTACAACCGAGGCCGAGGTATGCGTGGGCGTGGCACTGGCTTTGGTGGTGGTCTCAGCCCCGGGTCTACCGTGGCATCGGGGCTGTCTGTTTCGGCCGAAGTGGTGGATGCTGAGGTGGCCGCGTTAGATGTGCAGCGCGCGTGGCTTGTGCAGATCGTCGTGGAGCTTATTTTGGCTTCCGCAGCAAAACTGTTGCCGTGA
- a CDS encoding spliceosomal U5 snRNP-specific protein, putative (TriTrypDB/GeneDB-style sysID: LpmP.23.0810) has product MTNIITLHSAWDVDRHIVLDSADKLVLIRFSSYTSAETEAEEYSRPTQRGPTTSASTAVEGSLASSSSALSTRKHKRCDAGGVDGRVVTSVTAAALLSTNANEHYLRTRQMDALLSELAPKVCKYCTMYFVDTREVTAFNDLYELGHDRDPFAVMLFYRNRHIRVDVGTGNNNKINFFAFEDLYDFLPIVDAAYKAGRQGRSIISCDRKFSTVALRR; this is encoded by the coding sequence ATGACCAACATTATCACCCTGCACAGCGCATGGGACGTTGACCGTCACATTGTGCTGGACTCTGCAGACAAGCTGGTGCTGATTCGATTTAGCAGCTACACCTCCGCCGAAACGGAAGCGGAGGAGTACAGTCGACCGACGCAGCGTGGCCCCACCACCTCGGCCTCCACGGCGGTTGAGGGGTCATTAGCTTCGTCTTCGTCGGCGCTCTCCACTCGTAAGCACAAGCGCTGCGATGCGGGCGGGGTTGATGGGCGCGTGGTGACGTCGGTCACGGCCGCAGCGCTTTTGTCCACCAACGCTAACGAGCATTACCTGCGCACCCGTCAGATGGACGCCTTGCTCAGCGAACTTGCACCCAAGGTATGTAAGTACTGCACCATGTACTTCGTGGACACCCGTGAGGTGACGGCATTCAACGACCTCTACGAGCTGGGCCATGACCGTGACCCATTCGCTGTTATGCTCTTCTACCGGAATCGACACATCCGCGTCGACGTCGGGACGGGTAACAATAACAAGATTAACTTCTTTGCGTTTGAAGACTTGTACGACTTTTTGCCCATCGTAGACGCAGCCTACAAGGCAGGTCGACAGGGACGGAGCATAATCAGCTGTGATCGAAAGTTCTCTACGGTGGCGCTACGCCGATAA